Sequence from the Ignavibacteria bacterium genome:
AACAAAATATTGATGCGCCCACATTTTTCCCGTGAGTCCAACACCAGTTTGCACTTCGTCGAAAATCAACATCGCATCATTTTCATCGGCAAGTGTTCGCATGGCAACAAAAAATTCTTTGCGGAAATGATTGTCGCCTCCTTCACCTTGAATCGGTTCGATAATTATCGCGGCAATATCATCTTTGTTTTGTTGAAATGCAGTTTTGATTTGCGCAATTGCACGTTGTTCCAACTTTTCAATCTCTTGCACCGTATTTTCATTCAGCGGGAATTTCATCGAGGGATTGATGATGCGGGGCCATTTGAATTTCGGAAACAAATCAGTTTTTACCGGGTCGGTATTCGTAAGCGAAAGCGTGTAACCGCTTCGTCCGTGAAAACTTTTTTCAAAGTGAATGATTTGTGTTCCACGTTCTTCGCGATAACCTTTGCGAAAATTTTTTCGAATCTTCCAATCGAATGATGCTTTCAATGCGTTCTCAACTGCATGTGCGCCGGTATCAATAAAAAACACGTGCGGCAGATAATCCGGTTGAGCAATTTTTCCGAACGTATCAACAAACTCCGCCATCTCGACCGTGTAAATATCGGAAAGCGACGGCTTGTTAATTGCTGCACGGGAAATTTTTTCAAGGAAAGATTTCTCTTTCAGTTTCGGATGATTAAATCCAAGCGGTAATGATGCGACGCACGTGAAAAAATCGAGAATGTTTTTTCCCGTTCGCGCATCACGAATCCACACGCCGTTGCTTTGTTCCAAATCAATGATGTAATCAAAGCCATCGGCGAGCATTCGTTTTTGTAAAGTAGGAATAACATCGTTCGGGAGAATGGGATTGTGTGTTGTTTTTCCATTGCCCGACGTTGTTACTTTTTGTTTTGTTTCTAAAGTTGTAGTTGTCATAAAAAATTCTTTCTAAGTTTATATTGAATAAAAAATTGTTATTTGAGAAATAAAATAGTTTACCCAAAGCACTTAGAAGAATTCTTGATGCTCGTAAAAACAAACGACGTAGATAAGGCGGAAGGACATAAATTATGCGTACATCAA
This genomic interval carries:
- a CDS encoding L-lysine 6-transaminase: MTTTTLETKQKVTTSGNGKTTHNPILPNDVIPTLQKRMLADGFDYIIDLEQSNGVWIRDARTGKNILDFFTCVASLPLGFNHPKLKEKSFLEKISRAAINKPSLSDIYTVEMAEFVDTFGKIAQPDYLPHVFFIDTGAHAVENALKASFDWKIRKNFRKGYREERGTQIIHFEKSFHGRSGYTLSLTNTDPVKTDLFPKFKWPRIINPSMKFPLNENTVQEIEKLEQRAIAQIKTAFQQNKDDIAAIIIEPIQGEGGDNHFRKEFFVAMRTLADENDAMLIFDEVQTGVGLTGKMWAHQYFVQPDMIAFGKKMQVCGFMCGKRIDEIDDNVFNVSSRLNSTWGGNLTDMVRAQKYLEVIEEDNLIQNTQIVGEYLMKRLNELQSEFPKKVSNARGRGLFCAFDLETGEMRNTVKNKCYADGLIILGSGDRSMRFRPALTIQPNEIDAGIEIIRKALKE